A part of Larimichthys crocea isolate SSNF chromosome VII, L_crocea_2.0, whole genome shotgun sequence genomic DNA contains:
- the LOC104935221 gene encoding poly [ADP-ribose] polymerase 14 isoform X2 has product MAEAECSPVTVEGDWSPSQNKTAKNKLQLYFQSKKKSSGGDCRVEAEDGAPRAAVYFRSEEVRARVLARQNHEIILENKTIKLRLNSASTPPGSDVPDSSTDSKTPKSKPEPGNGASAEKEDESESVQGLAVLLDNVAEDMSRDLLSMLVENISSLDESSYSLEIIWEINRAVITFDSPADVEKFLTVSQSSQKLQRHGLTARLLEAAKSVRVESLPPTVVKDMLELYFEKNWALPDSIVMIPDEQAAIVTFSDPKVVKTICIKEDYVMRSIAIKVYPYYEALGAALYGKERPSWKLPKPFTEKVHHVIWKFLLMKKLLKTINSQMRPYFCSVDLDNPEVKLSPLPSLLRQKGLTAKQIDMWMSTAQEAFRRQMSQYTAFECSVNAPAWKAAEKEVRSVVKEDAHLVLDTSRGVLTVAGQADDIKQIRARVENIVLKAMSQIERQTNGVSEVMLLSPAMFYILKQEGFEKAAQDISPDMKVSYDGGTQNLTITGLTGEVFKTKSWILEKNVGMSKKRVDVPQHLLNFLKSVDPMDMSQCLFTSKGISAIYSIESKGVLLLGSSDSVLADAESKMKAVLSVQTLDVEDQEVMKLKDWQVLNQQLLDTYNSSKNKTVAIQIHPERRDRITVAGFQDPVKEVSRNLKEFIVNYSQVNETLRVKSCAVVQFIDKKKTQDWTIIAKTNDVTVRFDEERPKIHFAGARLHVQKVKSCFQELTGALSTDNLIVDKPGAKKYFITQGSMFLSTIMSELSCVVVLCPENEEEEEEEDYEVVNGDCYCKVKTANEVLVSVSKADICSFSVDAVVNAANEDLQHIGGLAFALLQAAGPELQKISNDYTAKFGKLRAGDAIVTGACNLPCKYVVHAVGPRFSDYDKKTSVSRLKLAVKESLRQAETVNCSTIALPAISSGVFGFPVDLCADTIAQAVREYCDSPGSLKSLTEIHMVDNNDNTVRVLATAVNREFSDLGPTMTVPQKARGKGATGGFHRGRGRGRGGGGGGGGGGGQSQSPRGRRFGERGGRGGRGGGAEGTGAGFQGGRPDGRGGHSPREHARHGGQGRMQQTTSEGLKIVLCKGNIQDQMTDVIVNTIAENMNLKQGAVSTAILQAAGHSLQSAVLSEAPSASLQYGDVVVTDGFNLKCQKVFHAVCPGWDNEGGQAEEDLKSIIRFCLKEAEKQRMTSLSFPAIGTGNLSFPRSVVSRVLLQEIHSYSSIRTPQHLREVDIVVHPSDSQTVDCFTREFKGQTGQRNIRHDAQEFNESPAGQSLSQSQQSSASFGQVLSPSLGVYRMQMGQLILEVSSGDITKEACDVIINSSNPEFTLKSGVSKAILDSAGATVELECSNIVNSPGYQPRPMILTSAGMLPSRQILHIVGLNDPTRIKDMVYSVLKFCEENKLKSVAFPALGTGQGGASPSAVADAMVEAVVEFVRKKHPKFVGSVKILIFQTGMMKEFHKSMKKKEGQEVEEKSILGKIKDSFQSVAQFFTGSVDERSDALVLEREEFEPTVFQLCADNEKAVSQAKKRIKELIVAEQAQRTITDQFINHLSQADMDELRALQRNLTVSIRLDKGMEDQEPKIHIEGLTRDVYTAESAVRDIIRKVERTENLRNKALLMSGLIEWQYQHHTGKMVAFDMYTNLTLEEALERKQNVKIKINNETYDVDVKLKKAESANGRKMLELLRKDWKNDVALPSHWDDMKGDLLKLIPLTAGSKEYKDVETELTNKNLHANIISIDRVQNPTLWQSYELMKKQLEAKNKRTNNERRLFHGTGAKSIDLINNQGFNRSYAGTHAAMHGNGSYFAVDPNYSAQGYAQPDGKGHKRMYLARVLVGEFTNGRQGMIAPPSKSSVNAADLYDSVVDNSANPTMFIIFSDIQAYPEYLITFT; this is encoded by the exons ATGGCTGAAGCCGAGTGTTCTCCGGTGACCGTGGAGGGGGACTGGAGTCCATCTCAGAATAAAACCGCGAAGAACAAACTGCAACTTTACTTCCAGAGCAAGAAGAAGTCCAGCGGGGGAGACTGCCGAGTGGAGGCCGAGGACGGAGCTCCGAGAGCGGCTGTGTACTTCAGATCAGAGGAGG TGAGAGCGAGAGTCCTCGCCAGGCAAAACCATGAAATCATCCTGGAGAATAAAACTATCAAGTTACGTCTGAATTCTGCATCA acTCCACCGGGCAGCGACGTCCCAG ATTCATCGACAGATTCAAAGACTCCGAAGTCGAAACCTGAGCCTGGAAATGGAGCctctgcagagaaagaagacg AGTCGGAGTCCGTTcagggcctcgctgtgctgtTGGACAACGTTGCAGAGGACATGTCCAGAGATCTGTTGTCCATGCTGGTGGAGAACATCTCAAGTTTGGACGAGAGCAGCTACAGTCTGGAGATCATCTGGGAGATCAACAGAGCCGTGATCACCTTCGACAGCCCAGCAG ATGTGGAGAAGTTCCTCACTGTGAGTCAGTCCAGCCAGAAGCTGCAGAGACACGGACTGACCGCTCGACTGCTGGAGGCAGCAAAGAGCGTCCGAGTGGAGAGTCTTCCTCCGACTGTGGTCAAAG ACATGTTGGAGCTGTACTTTGAGAAGAACTGGGCTCTGCCGGACAGTATCGTCATGATCCCAGATGAACAGGCTGCCATCGTAACTTTCAGTGACCCCAAag TTGTGAAAACCATTTGCATTAAAGAAGACTATGTGATGCGGTCCATTGCTATCAAGGTGTATCCGTACTACGAGGCCCTGGGCGCCGCCTTGTACGGCAAAGAACGACCATCATGGAAGCTGCCCAAGCCCTTCACAGAGAAAGTTCACCATGTTATCTGGAAATTCCTTCTGATGAAGAAACTGTTGAAAACCATCAACAGTCAGATGAGGCCGTACTTCTGCAGTGTGGACTTGGATAACCCAGAGGTGAAACTAAGCCCCCTTCCGAGCCTTTTGAGGCAGAAAGGTctcactgcaaaacaaatagACATGTGGATGAGTACCGCCCAAGAGGCCTTCCGTCGGCAAATGTCTCAGTACACAGCCTTCGAATGTTCAGTAAATGCACCTGCATGGAAAGCTGCAGAGAAAGAAGTCCGTTCGGTCGTCAAGGAAGACGCCCACCTGGTGCTGGATACATCCAGGGGTGTTTTGACTGTGGCCGGCCAAGCTGACGATATAAAACAAATCAGGGCTCGTGTGGAGAATATCGTTCTCAAAGCCATGAGTCAGATTGAACGGCAGACAAATGGTGTCTCTGAGGTAATGCTTTTGTCCCCTGCAATGTTCTACATCCTGAAGCAGGAAGGGTTCGAGAAAGCTGCACAGGACATTTCTCCTGACATGAAAGTCTCCTACGATGGAGGCACCCAGAATTTAACCATCACAGGACTGACTGGGGAGGTTTTCAAGACAAAATCTTGGATCTTGGAGAAAAATGTGGGGATGAGTAAAAAACGGGTAGATGTCCCTCAACATCTTTTAAACTTTCTCAAGTCAGTGGATCCCATGGACATGTCTCAGTGTCTGTTCACATCCAAGGGCATCAGTGCCATCTACAGCATTGAGAGCAAAGGGGTTTTGCTGTTAGGGAGTTCTGACAGTGTCCTTGCTGATGCAGAGAGTAAGATGAAGGCAGTTTTGTCTGTGCAGACTCTAGATGTAGAGGACCAGGAAGTAATGAAACTTAAGGACTGGCAGGTCCTGAACCAACAGCTGTTAGACACCTACAACTCCTCTAAGAATAAAACGGTAGCCATTCAGATCCACccagagagaagagacagaataACAGTGGCCGGCTTCCAGGATCCAGTGAAAGAAGTCAGCCGCAATCTGAAGGAATTTATTGTAAACTACTCACAAGTTAATGAAACCCTTCGTGTCAAGTCCTGTGCTGTTGTTCAGTTTattgacaagaaaaaaacacaagattgGACCATTATTGCCAAAACCAATGATGTGACAGTCCGTTTTGATGAAGAGAGGCCGAAAATTCACTTCGCTGGGGCTCGTCTCCACGTCCAGAAAGTTAAATCCTGCTTCCAGGAACTGACTGGTGCTCTCTCTACTGACAACTTAATTGTGGACAAGCCTGGGGCTAAGAAGTACTTCATCACTCAAGGAAGCATGTTTCTGTCTACAATAATGTCAGAGCTGAGCTGTGTGGTGGTGCTGTGTCCAGagaatgaagaggaagaggaggaagaggactaTGAGGTAGTAAATGGCGATTGTTATTGCAAAGTGAAAACTGCCAATGAAGTCTTGGTTTCAGTTAGCAAGGCAGACATCTGTAGCTTTAGTGTTGACGCGGTGGTCAATGCAGCTAATGAGGATTTGCAGCACATTGGTGGTCTGGCTTTCGCGCTGCTCCAGGCTGCAGGACCAGAGCTGCAGAAAATCAGCAACGACTACACTGCCAAATTTGGAAAGCTGCGCGCAGGTGACGCCATTGTAACAGGTGCATGTAACCTACCTTGCAAGTACGTCGTACATGCCGTCGGTCCCCGGTTCTCTGACTATGACAAGAAGACATCAGTGTCACGTCTGAAACTTGCTGTGAAAGAAAGTCTGAGACAAGCAGAAACAGTAAACTGCTCCACCATTGCACTGCCAGCCATCAGCTCAGGCGTGTTTGGATTTCCTGTTGACCTCTGTGCTGACACCATAGCTCAGGCAGTGCGGGAGTATTGCGACAGTCCTGGAAGTCTGAAATCGTTGACTGAGATTCACATGGTGGACAATAATGATAACACAGTGAGAGTTCTGGCCACAGCTGTCAACAGAGAGTTCTCCGATCTCGGACCTACAATGACAGTACCACAGAAGGCGAGAGGAAAAGGCGCTACAGg TGGATTTCatagaggcagaggcagaggtagaggaggaggtggaggtggaggtggaggtggaggtcagAGCCAGTCGCCCAGGGGCCGTCGGTTTGGTgaaagaggaggacgaggaggacgaggaggaggagccgAGGGGACAGGAGCTGGATTTCAGGGAGGTCGACCTGATGGCAGGGGAGGTCATAGCCCCAGGGAACACGCCAGGCATGGAGG GCAGGGGAGGATGCAGCAGACCACCTCTGAGGGTCTGAAGATCGTTCTCTGTAAGGGAAACATTCAAGACCAGATG ACGGACGTCATCGTCAACACCATCGCAGAGAACATGAACCTGAAGCAGGGAGCTGTTTCCACAGCGATCCTGCAGGCAGCCGGGCACAGCCTGCAGTCAGCTGTTCTGTCTGAAGCCCCGTCGGCCTCGCTGCAGTACGGCGACGTCGTCGTCACAGACGGTTTCAACCTCAAGTGTCAGAAGGTCTTTCATGCTGTTTGCCCTGGTTGGGACAATGAAGGCGGCCAggcagaggag GACTTAAAATCCATCATCAGATTTTGTCTGAAGGAGGCTGAGAAGCAACGGATGACGTCGCTGTCCTTCCCGGCCATCGGCACAGGAAACCTGAGCTTCCCCAGAAGCGTGGTGTCCAGAGTCCTGCTGCAGGAGATCCACTCATACAGCAGCATCAGGACTCCTCAACATCTGAGGGAGGTGGACATCGTCGTTCATCCGAGTGACAGCCAAACTGTAGAT tgtttcaccAGAGAGTTCAAAGGTCAGACTGGTCAGAGAAACATCAGACATGACGCACAGGAATTCAATGAGTCACCAGCTGGCCAATCAttgagccaatcacagcagtCCTCAG cctccTTTGGTCAGGTGTTGTCCCCCTCCCTCGGTGTGTATCGGATGCAGATGGGTCAGCTGATCCTCGAGGTGTCGTCTGGAGACATCACCAAGGAAGCCTGTGATGTCATTATCAACTCCTCCAATCCAGAATTTACCCTTAAATCAG GAGTGTCCAAGGCGATCTTAGACAGCGCTGGAGCGACAGTTGAGCTGGAGTGCTCAAATATCG TGAATTCTCCGGGTTACCAGCCTCGTCCCATGATCCTGACGTCGGCTGGGATGCTGCCCAGCAGACAGATTCTCCACATCGTCGGGCTGAACGATCCTACAAGGATCAAGGACATGGTTTACTCCGTGCTGAAGTTTTGTGAGGAGAACAAGTTGAAGTCTGTCGCCTTCCCAGCCCTGGGAACAG GTCAGGGAGGGGCCAGCCCGTCGGCGGTGGCGGACGCCATGGTGGAAGCAGTGGTGGAGTTTGTGAGGAAAAAACATCCGAAGTTTGTTGGCAGCGTGAAGATCCTGATCTTCCAGACCGGCATGATGAAGGAGTTTCACAAGAgtatgaagaagaaagagggacaggaagtggaggagaagaGCATCCTCGGCAAGATCAAAG ATTCTTTTCAGAGCGTCGCTCAGTTTTTCACAGGCTCTGTGGACGAGCGAAGTGACGCCTTGGTTCTTGAGCGGGAAGAGTTTGAGCCCACAGTGTTCCAGCTGTGTGCCGACAACGAAAAG GCTGTGAGTCAGGCGAAAAAAAGGATTAAGGAGCTGATTGTGGCCGAGCAGGCGCAGAGAACCATCACAGACCAGTTCATCAATCATCTGTCGCAGGCTGACATGGACGAGCTGAGGGCCCTGCAGAGGAATCTGACAGTTAGCATCCGTCTGGACAAAGGGATGGAGGACCAGGAGCCCAAAATTCACATTGAGGGTCTGACCAGAGATGTCTATACTGCTGAGTCTGCTGTCAG GGACATCATCCGGAAGGTGGAGAGGACGGAGAACTTGAGGAACAAGGCCTTGCTGATGAGTGGACTGATAGAATGGCAGTATCAGCACCACACCGGGAAGATGGTGGCCTTCGACATGTACACCAACCTCACCCTGGAGGAGGCtctggagagaaaacaaaacgtgAAGATCAAGATCAACAACGAGACCTACGACGTTGATGTAAAGCTTAAAAAAGCAGAATCAGCTAACGGGCGCAAAATGTTGGAGCTCCTGAGAAAAGATTGGAAAA ATGATGTCGCCCTCCCGTCACATTGGGATGACATGAAAGGTGACCTCCTCAAGCTGATTCCTCTGACTGCGGGATCCAAAGAATACAAAGACGTGGAGACAGAACTGACAAACAAGAATCTTCATGCAAACATCATCAGT atTGACCGGGTCCAAAATCCGACACTGTGGCAGAGCTATGAGCTGATGAAGAAACAGCTGGAGGCAAAGAACAAACGCACGAACAATGAAAGGCGACTCTTCCACGGCACCGGGGCCAAATCCATCGATCTCATCAACAATCAAGGCTTCAACCGCAGCTACGCAGGAACACATG ctgcGATGCATGGCAATGGCTCTTACTTTGCTGTGGACCCTAATTACTCGGCGCAGGGCTACGCCCAGCCTGACGGCAAAGGACACAAGCGCATGTACCTCGCCAGAGTCCTGGTCGGAGAGTTCACTAACGGAAGACAAGGCATGATCGCCCCTCCATCCAAGAGCTCTGTGAACGCTGCAGACCTGTATGACAGCGTTGTTGACAACAGTGCAAACCCAACCATGTTTATCATCTTCAGTGACATCCAGGCGTATCCAGAATACCTGATCACATTTACTTGA